In a genomic window of Gadus macrocephalus chromosome 9, ASM3116895v1:
- the LOC132464249 gene encoding uncharacterized protein LOC132464249 yields MPISDMQSMTSIRRTLVFFDLETMELEPSMGDIIQLAAVSGDHTFNVYMMPEVAIDKRTTAVTGFQVMYGKLYQDNMSVSQKTFTLHQALTSFIAFLRSLKQPVLLAAHNAKYIHRRKLEKELYRCALTDQFKQLGPRFLDTCLLSKALFPGLGSYKQNNLSYPFLGKIDIAHNAFKNARALQELYGYWNPDEESVILCSF; encoded by the exons ATGCCCATTTCGGATATGCAGTCCATG ACGTCTATTCGTAGAACTTTAGTCTTCTTTGACCTGGAGACCATGGAATTGG aaCCCAGCATGGGTGATATCATCCAGCTGGCGGCCGTCAGCGGAGATCACACCTTCAACGTGTACATGATGCCCGAGGTCGCCATCGACAAACGGACCACGGCGGTCACAGGCTTCCAGGTCATGTATGGCAAACTCTACCAGGACAATATGTCAGTATCTCAGAAGACCTTCACCTTGCACCAGGCCCTGACCTCCTTCATCGCCTTCCTGCGGTCCTTAAAGCAGCCCGTGCTGCTGGCTGCGCACAACGCCAAATACATTCACAGACGTAAACTGGAAAAAGAGCTATACAGGTGTGCCCTCACTGATCAGTTCAAGCAGCTGGGCCCCAGATTTTTGGACACCTGTCTACTCAGTAAGGCGCTCTTTCCGGGGTTAGGCAgctataaacaaaataatctgtCGTACCCCTTCCTGGGAAAAATCGACATTGCCCACAATGCATTTAAGAATGCTAGGGCTCTGCAGGAGCTGTACGGTTATTGGAATCCCGACGAAGAGTCTGTCATTCTATGTTCATTCTAG